A window of Chitinophaga sp. MM2321 contains these coding sequences:
- a CDS encoding RagB/SusD family nutrient uptake outer membrane protein produces MKKLFIIILIGSLGSSCSKVLDVPNLNAYDPSQVWNDPNLAKAYLVNIYASAFGNWNVRADVNSDQLSGIAFSQDAVTVTNGGLGNWNYGQARLINQALADIPGGDLSKDVKNQLLGEAYFLRAYTYFGMVRTYGGVPYIKIPQDRYKDSLNIPRNSTKDCFNFIIQDIDSAIALLPQHILPSSGDWGKIDGNFSLAFKAKVLLYKASPQFNPSNPWNNSFWSDAYTVNKNAYDNLQSQGYKLVADYSNIILSERNSEVVFSVINQFPNKTSNWDYGARPGSLSRDHASTCPTWEFVKSFPMKDGKLYNDPTSAYYTTDAQFLQSYWLNREPRFNKSILWNAAIFPVAGTPTGYRQYTSLGIANALDNYGINPNSGTKSQNNDTYTGFFILKNCDLTLTQAAVLQYDKDFVLMRFAEVMLNYAETANETGHPAEAMDILKQIRKRAGIEPGADGNYGITATTREQLREAIMNENNIEFCFEGHRFNDLRRWRMFSVLNNSTKHGVEAIAINADGSEMPLTNASQLGATYQLTESNFK; encoded by the coding sequence ATGAAAAAGCTATTTATAATTATTCTTATTGGATCACTGGGAAGTAGTTGCTCAAAAGTTTTAGACGTTCCCAATCTTAACGCCTACGACCCATCCCAGGTTTGGAACGATCCTAATCTTGCCAAAGCATATTTAGTTAATATTTATGCCAGTGCATTCGGGAACTGGAATGTGAGGGCAGATGTAAACAGCGACCAATTGTCAGGAATCGCATTTTCTCAGGATGCTGTAACTGTTACAAATGGAGGGCTGGGCAACTGGAACTATGGCCAGGCCCGGTTAATCAACCAGGCGCTGGCAGATATACCTGGTGGAGATCTTTCCAAGGATGTAAAAAATCAACTCCTGGGAGAAGCTTACTTTCTCAGGGCATATACCTATTTTGGAATGGTAAGAACTTATGGAGGGGTTCCTTACATAAAGATCCCTCAGGATAGATATAAAGACAGCTTGAATATTCCCCGTAATTCTACAAAAGACTGTTTCAATTTTATTATTCAGGATATTGACTCAGCTATAGCATTATTGCCGCAGCATATTTTGCCTTCTTCGGGAGATTGGGGGAAGATTGATGGGAATTTTTCACTTGCCTTTAAAGCTAAAGTACTATTGTACAAAGCTTCGCCACAATTCAATCCATCCAACCCATGGAACAATTCTTTCTGGAGTGATGCTTATACGGTAAATAAAAACGCATATGATAATCTGCAATCACAGGGATATAAATTAGTAGCTGATTATTCAAATATTATATTGTCAGAAAGAAATTCTGAAGTTGTTTTTTCTGTTATTAATCAATTCCCAAACAAAACATCTAATTGGGATTATGGAGCACGCCCCGGTTCGTTAAGCAGAGATCACGCCAGCACTTGTCCTACATGGGAGTTTGTGAAAAGTTTCCCCATGAAAGATGGTAAATTGTATAACGATCCTACCAGTGCTTATTACACTACCGATGCACAGTTCCTACAATCTTACTGGCTGAACAGGGAACCTCGGTTTAACAAATCAATTCTTTGGAATGCTGCAATTTTTCCTGTTGCCGGTACGCCTACAGGATACAGGCAATACACTTCACTTGGAATTGCCAATGCTTTAGACAACTATGGTATTAACCCCAATTCCGGTACAAAATCGCAAAACAACGACACATACACCGGTTTCTTTATCTTAAAAAATTGCGATCTAACACTTACACAGGCAGCTGTTCTTCAATATGATAAAGATTTTGTACTGATGCGTTTTGCAGAAGTGATGCTGAATTATGCAGAAACGGCCAATGAAACCGGACATCCTGCTGAAGCGATGGATATACTAAAACAAATACGGAAACGGGCAGGGATAGAACCAGGGGCAGATGGAAACTATGGAATTACAGCTACTACAAGAGAGCAACTAAGGGAAGCTATCATGAACGAAAATAATATCGAGTTCTGTTTTGAAGGACACCGGTTTAATGACCTTCGCCGCTGGAGAATGTTCAGTGTATTAAACAACAGCACCAAGCATGGTGTGGAGGCTATTGCAATAAATGCCGATGGCTCAGAAATGCCACTAACAAATGCTTCACAGCTTGGGGCAACTTATCAATTAACAGAATCAAATTTTAAATAG
- a CDS encoding TonB-dependent receptor, which produces MRRIPALSQHHRLLASLFIYFLIFCLNANASPLGIPIQDVNGKVVDQSGQPIPGASIKIKGKKGGAITHPDGSFTLTAEANDVLEITAIGFQRTEVTVGSKTPLQITLSASIGAMNEVVVVGYGTQKKVNITGAVSSIKMEKINDIPVTNVSNALAGRAAGVTVINTSGFAGATSSISVRGAFGEPLYVIDGILKDKSTFDAMDPNEIDQMSILKDAATAAVYGAQAGNGVVVITTKKGIIQKPVFSFQVSNTVSTPTQTLLSNMTNATDELTYQNRVAQFNAEQAHTPYTAPNNSEVFDYFKNKSYNVSDWIWRNPSNQKYLLSIRGGSDKISYYSMLSYTNEKGSYVNLDYGKFNLRSDVTAKISDAVSLDLNIAAAQQSHDRFYWPFEGDDDYNVGDFYRVTFNWPKLYPFYLEKDGTPANHITPYPVQTPMGSWQAWNVIDQVEGDRYIHTRRRQLNSTLTLNVKLDQFIKGLSAKFVGNYEANDFYRKWFLTFQKNYVFIPADPSGNQYIPGPPDPNQTNTFTFGQNLPMLSYNIATGSKYQLDGYLNYDRKFGQHSVNAMVVFEQSEIRGYGSTATGYSPVSNIDQMFSYSSSSGNRYGDANEAREAYQSLIGRVNYNFADRYIADFSFRDDGNYSFAPDSRWGFFPSGSLAWRVSQEPFFKDAVRWVDELKLRASYGSTGNIVDVNNDKISPFLYGTSYGNSGGYMLGNTYYTAIRPGQTPNPNITWATIHETNFGLDFAMLQNRLSGSADVFVKKMENILGPRTVTLPASYGQSLAPENYAARSFRGTDLSLQWQDRIGKISYSIYGNIGYAKDRWDILDQLAIYNPGGQQSFYNAIGQPSNRLFGFKADGIIRTQAELDALIAKGYNYYGRQPYLGAILYKDIRGQNFSTTPDGKIDDNDIELLSNNGKPRINFGVGFNVGWKGFSLDMLFQGVSAYDKMISNLEGGGIRQWGGNFRTYYPIWAGDVWTPENTNAKYPRPVGQNWLESGTGASSFWMRNGAYLRLRNINLTYNLPGKWVERIGLSGTQLFFNGTNLFTFSKMKEFQDPEQLNYDSYPVMKSFTTGINVKF; this is translated from the coding sequence ATGAGAAGAATCCCTGCTCTAAGCCAGCACCACCGTTTATTGGCTAGTTTGTTCATTTATTTTTTGATTTTCTGTCTTAATGCCAATGCATCACCATTGGGTATACCAATACAAGATGTTAACGGTAAGGTGGTAGATCAGTCAGGACAGCCAATTCCCGGGGCCTCAATAAAAATAAAAGGAAAAAAAGGAGGAGCTATAACCCATCCTGACGGCTCCTTTACACTTACTGCCGAAGCAAATGATGTATTAGAAATAACGGCTATCGGTTTTCAGCGGACAGAAGTGACGGTGGGTTCCAAAACTCCCCTGCAAATTACGCTGTCTGCTTCTATTGGTGCTATGAATGAGGTGGTGGTAGTTGGGTATGGTACGCAAAAGAAAGTAAATATTACCGGTGCCGTATCATCCATAAAAATGGAAAAGATTAATGATATCCCTGTTACTAATGTTTCCAATGCGCTGGCGGGAAGAGCGGCGGGTGTTACCGTGATTAATACTTCCGGGTTTGCGGGCGCTACTTCTTCCATCAGTGTCCGGGGAGCTTTTGGCGAACCGTTGTATGTAATCGATGGGATCTTAAAAGATAAGTCAACATTTGATGCAATGGATCCCAACGAAATTGATCAGATGAGCATCTTAAAAGATGCTGCTACAGCAGCTGTTTATGGCGCTCAGGCGGGTAATGGTGTGGTCGTAATAACCACAAAGAAAGGGATTATACAAAAACCTGTATTTTCTTTCCAGGTATCCAACACTGTGTCCACTCCTACACAAACCCTGCTGAGCAATATGACTAACGCGACCGATGAATTGACCTATCAGAACAGGGTGGCGCAATTCAATGCAGAACAGGCGCATACCCCATATACAGCGCCTAATAATTCTGAAGTTTTCGATTATTTCAAGAACAAGTCTTACAATGTTAGCGACTGGATATGGCGAAACCCTTCAAACCAGAAATATTTACTAAGTATAAGAGGAGGAAGTGATAAAATCTCCTACTATTCCATGCTGAGCTATACAAATGAAAAAGGCTCGTATGTCAATCTTGATTATGGTAAATTCAATCTCCGGTCCGATGTTACTGCTAAAATAAGCGATGCTGTTTCTTTAGATTTGAATATTGCTGCAGCTCAACAGAGCCATGATCGCTTTTACTGGCCATTTGAAGGCGATGACGATTATAACGTAGGTGATTTTTACCGTGTTACTTTTAACTGGCCTAAGCTATACCCTTTCTACCTTGAGAAGGATGGCACACCTGCTAACCACATCACGCCATACCCGGTACAAACACCTATGGGCAGTTGGCAGGCGTGGAATGTTATTGATCAGGTGGAGGGCGATAGATATATACATACACGCAGAAGGCAATTAAATTCCACTTTAACGCTCAATGTCAAATTAGATCAGTTTATTAAAGGATTGTCCGCAAAATTTGTGGGCAACTATGAAGCCAACGATTTCTATCGTAAATGGTTTCTTACTTTTCAAAAGAATTATGTTTTCATACCGGCAGACCCCTCTGGCAACCAATATATTCCCGGACCGCCAGACCCCAATCAAACCAATACTTTTACATTCGGGCAGAACCTGCCTATGCTGAGCTATAACATTGCAACCGGCTCCAAGTATCAATTGGATGGATATCTTAATTATGACCGGAAATTTGGCCAACATTCCGTAAATGCGATGGTTGTATTTGAACAGTCTGAAATCAGGGGTTACGGCAGTACTGCTACAGGATACTCCCCTGTTTCGAATATTGACCAGATGTTCTCCTACTCTTCCTCATCGGGAAACAGGTATGGTGACGCAAACGAGGCTCGGGAAGCTTACCAATCATTGATTGGAAGGGTTAATTATAATTTCGCTGATCGTTATATCGCTGATTTTTCATTTCGAGATGATGGCAATTATTCCTTTGCACCAGATAGTAGATGGGGATTTTTCCCCTCCGGGTCTTTGGCGTGGAGAGTTTCCCAGGAACCCTTTTTCAAAGATGCTGTAAGATGGGTAGATGAACTAAAATTACGCGCATCTTACGGATCCACAGGAAATATCGTAGATGTAAACAACGACAAAATCAGTCCGTTTTTGTATGGAACCAGCTATGGTAACAGCGGTGGATATATGCTTGGTAATACTTATTATACTGCGATCAGACCTGGGCAAACTCCAAACCCCAATATAACATGGGCTACCATACATGAGACAAATTTCGGGCTCGATTTTGCGATGCTGCAAAACCGCTTATCCGGTTCTGCTGACGTTTTTGTAAAAAAGATGGAAAATATTTTAGGCCCCCGTACAGTTACCTTACCTGCTTCTTACGGACAATCGCTCGCTCCCGAAAATTATGCAGCAAGATCTTTCCGTGGAACCGACCTATCCTTGCAATGGCAGGATAGGATAGGTAAGATTTCCTACTCGATATATGGCAATATAGGGTATGCTAAAGACAGGTGGGATATTCTGGACCAACTTGCCATATACAACCCAGGCGGGCAGCAAAGCTTTTATAATGCCATAGGGCAGCCGAGTAACAGATTATTTGGGTTTAAAGCTGATGGTATTATACGTACACAGGCAGAATTAGATGCACTAATAGCAAAAGGATATAATTACTATGGTAGACAGCCATACTTAGGGGCCATCCTTTATAAGGACATAAGAGGCCAGAACTTTAGTACTACTCCTGATGGAAAAATTGATGATAATGATATTGAACTGCTAAGCAATAATGGTAAGCCCCGTATTAATTTCGGAGTTGGTTTTAATGTAGGATGGAAAGGATTTTCCTTAGATATGTTGTTTCAGGGTGTAAGTGCTTATGATAAGATGATCAGCAATTTAGAGGGAGGGGGAATACGGCAATGGGGCGGAAATTTCCGTACCTATTATCCCATCTGGGCCGGCGATGTATGGACACCTGAGAACACCAATGCAAAATATCCGCGGCCTGTAGGGCAAAACTGGTTAGAATCGGGAACAGGCGCGTCTTCATTCTGGATGCGTAATGGAGCCTACTTAAGACTTAGAAATATAAATTTAACCTACAACCTGCCTGGCAAGTGGGTTGAAAGAATCGGGCTGTCAGGCACCCAGCTATTCTTTAACGGCACCAACCTCTTTACATTTTCAAAAATGAAAGAGTTTCAGGATCCGGAACAGCTTAATTACGATTCATACCCTGTCATGAAATCCTTCACGACAGGCATAAATGTAAAATTTTAA
- a CDS encoding glutaminase domain-containing protein, which translates to MIRSNIKISILSLMAILYTSFLLAQNTVAQQRLAPAYPIILHDPYFSIWSASDLLNTSTTKHWTGEKKSMRGLVKVDNQIYNLLGNEEEENDQVINAQQKQVTLNATQTIYDFTCGSIDVRITFTSPLLMDDLDLLSSPVSYITYTAKSNDGLPHRFKIYFGASTDIAVNTSDQEIIAQKYKASGLNILKAGTVNQPVLKKSGDNLRIDWGYMYVAVSAVANSKQYITAAGHHRDPFMTNDSPSTSSTQGKGLFLNTIIDLGLVGKKPQERVLMLGYDDVYSIQYFQNNLRPWWNSNGSKTIENQLARSSDKYQETIRKCTVFNKKMYDAAIKAGGRQYADLCVIAYRQSIAAHKLVKDTQGGLLFLSKENFSNGSINTVDVTYPSAPLFLLYNPDLLKGMLNGIFHYSESGKWTKPFPAHDLGTYPLANGQTYPGDMPVEEAGNMILLTAAIAKVEGNAGYARKHWASLSTWVKYLEKDGFDPANQLCTDDFAGHLARNTNLSMKAITGIAAYAQLAGMLGDNEKAQKYRDIAIEMAAKWQVMCDEGDHYALTFDRNNTWSQKYNLVWDKVLQLNLFPKTVYDKEIRYYLTKQNEFGLPLDSRKTYTKSDWVLWTATLADNQSDFEKFIMPIYKYATEGSVRVPLSDFHETTTGKMISMQARSVVGGYFMKMLEQKMLGNGD; encoded by the coding sequence ATGATCAGAAGTAATATTAAGATCAGCATACTTTCATTAATGGCGATTTTATATACCTCGTTTCTTTTAGCCCAAAATACGGTAGCGCAGCAACGGTTGGCACCAGCATATCCAATTATTTTACATGATCCATACTTCAGCATATGGTCTGCAAGTGACCTGTTAAATACTTCTACCACAAAACACTGGACCGGGGAAAAAAAATCGATGAGGGGCCTCGTTAAAGTGGACAACCAGATATACAATCTGCTGGGCAATGAAGAGGAAGAAAATGACCAAGTAATAAATGCACAACAAAAACAGGTTACCCTGAATGCCACTCAAACCATCTATGATTTCACCTGTGGTAGTATCGACGTCCGGATAACTTTTACATCGCCGCTATTGATGGACGACCTGGATCTTTTGTCAAGCCCGGTTTCTTATATTACTTATACCGCGAAGAGCAATGACGGGCTTCCTCACCGTTTCAAAATATACTTTGGCGCTTCCACAGATATAGCGGTAAATACGTCCGACCAAGAAATCATTGCACAAAAATATAAAGCGTCCGGGCTTAACATTTTAAAGGCAGGTACAGTTAACCAGCCTGTATTAAAAAAATCAGGAGATAATTTAAGGATAGACTGGGGATATATGTATGTCGCCGTTTCAGCTGTGGCAAACAGTAAACAATATATTACCGCTGCCGGACATCACCGTGATCCATTTATGACCAATGACAGTCCATCCACCTCTTCCACCCAAGGAAAGGGTTTGTTTCTAAACACAATCATTGATCTGGGCCTGGTGGGCAAGAAACCTCAGGAACGGGTGCTTATGCTTGGTTATGATGATGTTTATTCAATACAATATTTCCAAAACAACCTACGTCCCTGGTGGAACAGCAATGGAAGCAAGACTATAGAAAACCAATTGGCACGCAGTTCAGATAAATATCAAGAAACGATCAGGAAGTGTACTGTATTCAATAAAAAAATGTATGATGCCGCTATTAAAGCAGGTGGCAGACAATATGCAGATTTATGTGTGATAGCCTACCGGCAAAGTATTGCTGCACACAAACTGGTTAAAGATACACAAGGCGGATTACTGTTCTTATCGAAAGAAAACTTCAGTAACGGATCTATCAATACAGTTGATGTCACTTATCCCTCTGCACCTTTATTTTTGCTGTATAATCCCGATTTGTTAAAGGGTATGCTGAATGGCATTTTTCATTACAGCGAAAGTGGTAAATGGACCAAGCCCTTTCCTGCGCATGATCTGGGTACCTATCCATTAGCGAATGGACAAACCTACCCAGGAGATATGCCCGTAGAGGAAGCAGGTAATATGATTTTATTGACAGCGGCTATTGCCAAAGTGGAAGGCAATGCCGGCTATGCCCGGAAGCATTGGGCTTCTTTATCTACATGGGTAAAGTACCTGGAGAAAGATGGATTTGATCCTGCCAATCAATTATGTACAGATGACTTTGCAGGTCATTTGGCCCGTAATACAAATCTCTCCATGAAAGCCATTACGGGTATCGCAGCATATGCCCAGCTCGCAGGTATGCTGGGAGACAATGAAAAGGCGCAGAAATACAGGGATATAGCAATAGAAATGGCCGCGAAGTGGCAGGTTATGTGCGATGAGGGCGACCATTATGCACTGACGTTTGACAGGAACAACACATGGAGCCAGAAATATAACCTGGTTTGGGATAAGGTACTTCAGTTAAACCTATTTCCAAAAACTGTATACGACAAAGAGATCAGATACTATTTAACCAAACAAAATGAGTTCGGGTTGCCGCTGGATAGTCGTAAAACCTATACAAAAAGTGACTGGGTTTTATGGACTGCAACACTAGCTGACAATCAAAGTGACTTTGAGAAATTTATCATGCCCATTTATAAATATGCTACAGAAGGCTCTGTGCGGGTGCCGCTAAGCGATTTTCACGAAACCACTACAGGGAAAATGATCAGTATGCAAGCCCGTAGTGTTGTAGGTGGCTACTTCATGAAGATGTTGGAGCAGAAGATGTTGGGGAATGGAGATTGA
- a CDS encoding pyrroloquinoline quinone-dependent dehydrogenase — protein MQHIRFLKRFIPGLLFMVVIACGERREKHSFEGWSVVGGNASGNKYSSLSQIDTANVQQLKVAWTYRTGDADTAAHSQIQCNPIIVNGVLFGTSPQLKLFAIDAATGLEKWAFSPLQHVEGDKNGHFNLNNNRGVAYWTDDKKDERIFYVAGRYMYAIDANTGKPVETFGKDGKIDLHDGLGADVDDLFVTHTSAPSVYKDLLITGTRVSEAMDAAPGHIRAYNIRTGKQQWIFHTIPQPGEPGHETWEDPDAWQFTGGANNWMGMTIDHERGIAYAPTGSNSMDFYGGKRRGSNLYADCLLALDANTGKRLWHFQYIHHNTWDWDPSSYPVLLTVKHNGKEVDAVAQTTKTGFVFIFNRENGEPLFPVVETKVDTVTALTGEKMWPTQPIPQKPAPFVRQSFTEKDINPYLDKSSYEDVRDRLRTYHTGRLFIPQSKEGTVIFPGFDGGAEWGGPAVDPETGILYVNANEMPWILKMLDAEKDVETRENFGQAGLRLYKQHCMSCHGGDRAGAGNYPSIQEVGKKYDASKLIDFINTGRGMMPAFQYLSDDQKMAIASFVLDLKKEQEKNYEQQLTPVEKFRKLPYNISGYHKFLSKEKKPAIAPPWGSLTAIDMNTGEHVWKNVLGEDPELSAKGIKETGTENYGGPIVTKGGLLFIGATKDKKFRAFNKTTGKLLWQTDLPAAAFATPSTYESGGKQYIVIACGGGKLGTASGDYYVAFALPD, from the coding sequence ATGCAGCATATCCGATTTTTAAAACGTTTTATTCCCGGTCTTCTTTTTATGGTCGTCATCGCCTGTGGTGAGCGCCGGGAAAAACATTCATTTGAAGGCTGGTCTGTGGTAGGAGGAAATGCTTCCGGCAATAAATATTCGTCCCTGTCGCAGATAGATACCGCGAATGTACAGCAACTGAAAGTAGCCTGGACTTATCGCACAGGAGATGCAGATACGGCCGCCCATTCGCAGATCCAATGCAATCCCATCATCGTAAATGGCGTCTTATTCGGAACATCCCCGCAATTGAAGTTATTTGCCATCGATGCTGCAACAGGTCTGGAAAAATGGGCTTTCAGTCCTCTTCAACATGTCGAAGGCGACAAGAACGGGCATTTCAACCTTAACAATAACCGCGGTGTTGCCTATTGGACCGATGATAAAAAAGACGAAAGAATATTTTATGTCGCAGGCAGGTACATGTATGCCATTGATGCCAATACCGGGAAGCCTGTTGAAACGTTCGGAAAGGACGGGAAGATAGATCTTCATGACGGATTAGGCGCTGATGTGGACGACCTTTTTGTGACCCACACTTCGGCTCCTTCCGTTTACAAGGATCTGCTGATCACAGGTACCAGGGTGTCGGAAGCGATGGATGCCGCGCCGGGGCATATCCGCGCATACAATATCCGCACAGGCAAACAGCAATGGATATTCCATACCATTCCACAACCCGGTGAACCCGGTCATGAAACCTGGGAAGACCCAGACGCCTGGCAATTCACTGGTGGCGCCAATAACTGGATGGGCATGACCATAGATCACGAAAGAGGTATTGCCTACGCGCCAACAGGCTCAAATTCCATGGATTTCTACGGTGGCAAAAGAAGGGGTTCCAATCTCTATGCGGATTGTTTGCTGGCGCTTGATGCCAATACCGGAAAACGCCTCTGGCATTTTCAATACATTCATCACAATACCTGGGACTGGGACCCTTCCTCCTATCCTGTGCTACTAACGGTAAAGCATAATGGAAAAGAGGTGGACGCTGTAGCACAAACCACTAAAACGGGTTTTGTATTCATCTTCAACAGGGAAAACGGCGAGCCTTTGTTTCCGGTAGTGGAAACAAAGGTGGACACCGTGACCGCACTGACAGGTGAAAAAATGTGGCCCACCCAACCCATTCCTCAAAAGCCCGCACCTTTCGTAAGACAGTCCTTTACCGAAAAGGATATTAATCCATACCTGGATAAATCTTCCTATGAAGATGTACGCGACAGGTTAAGAACATATCACACAGGCAGGCTTTTTATTCCGCAATCAAAAGAAGGAACCGTCATATTTCCGGGGTTTGACGGAGGCGCTGAATGGGGTGGCCCTGCTGTGGACCCTGAAACCGGTATATTATATGTCAATGCCAATGAAATGCCGTGGATATTGAAAATGCTGGACGCAGAAAAGGACGTGGAAACCAGGGAAAATTTCGGGCAGGCAGGCCTACGGTTATACAAACAACATTGTATGTCGTGCCATGGTGGCGACCGCGCCGGCGCGGGAAATTATCCTTCCATACAGGAAGTGGGTAAAAAATATGACGCTTCAAAATTAATTGATTTTATAAACACGGGCAGAGGGATGATGCCAGCATTTCAGTATTTAAGCGATGATCAGAAAATGGCCATTGCCAGCTTTGTGCTGGATCTGAAAAAAGAACAGGAGAAAAACTACGAACAGCAATTAACGCCTGTAGAAAAATTCAGGAAGCTGCCTTACAATATTTCCGGTTACCATAAATTCCTGAGTAAAGAAAAAAAACCGGCCATAGCGCCGCCATGGGGCTCTTTAACAGCCATTGACATGAATACAGGAGAGCACGTATGGAAAAATGTATTGGGAGAAGATCCTGAACTTTCTGCTAAGGGTATTAAAGAAACAGGTACAGAAAACTATGGTGGACCTATTGTTACCAAAGGCGGATTGTTATTCATTGGCGCTACCAAAGACAAAAAATTCCGGGCATTCAATAAAACGACCGGAAAGCTGTTGTGGCAAACCGATCTGCCGGCTGCGGCTTTTGCAACGCCGTCTACCTATGAATCAGGTGGTAAGCAGTATATTGTTATTGCCTGCGGAGGTGGTAAACTAGGTACAGCATCAGGAGACTATTATGTTGCATTTGCATTACCCGATTAA
- a CDS encoding RagB/SusD family nutrient uptake outer membrane protein — protein MKNIYSSFLLACVLPIALGSCTKLHEKNFTEIVSSDFNPTEGDLGALVGSAYANWRPLYGHDNGFFSVQEETSDEWVVPARPNGWVDGGIFKRMHQHTWTVDDEYAAFNWSNAYNGVTNCNRIIYQIEADIIPVQAGKEALIAELRALRASYYYTLIDNFGNIPIITKFDLPEGFLPEQSNRKEVYAFIIKELTESLPLLSEAADKSTYGRFNKWAAHALLAKMYLNATVYAGQEEWDKCIASCDAVIQSGNYLLEDNRKNIFVTNNENSKEIIFAIPYDEIYAGGFFIHMQSLHTSSYLTYNMQVMTWGGGGAVPQFINTYDHEDARLKDDWMQGQQFAANGDPLECVYGAFKGQPLVLINSVPSIDSTAEFHAFRAAKYEYKMGTLFDLSNDVPLLRYADVLMMKAECLLRKGLSGEAAELVTDIRKRSFKDNPGKAQVTGAQLLQGSSYVYGRSKNDVIAPVEGGSDVKYGRFLDELGWEFAQEARRRQDMVRFGVFTAKSWLSHQPNGSYRSLFPIPQQELNKNINLSQNTGY, from the coding sequence ATGAAAAATATATATAGCAGCTTCTTACTGGCTTGCGTGTTGCCTATTGCGCTGGGCAGCTGCACAAAGCTTCACGAAAAAAACTTCACGGAAATCGTTTCTTCAGATTTTAATCCTACCGAAGGAGATCTGGGTGCACTGGTAGGATCCGCATACGCCAACTGGCGGCCTCTGTACGGACATGACAACGGTTTTTTTTCCGTGCAGGAAGAAACCTCCGATGAGTGGGTAGTGCCCGCCCGGCCCAACGGATGGGTTGATGGCGGTATATTCAAAAGGATGCATCAACATACCTGGACAGTAGATGATGAATATGCTGCTTTCAACTGGTCGAATGCCTATAATGGTGTTACCAATTGTAACAGGATCATTTACCAGATAGAAGCTGACATCATTCCTGTACAGGCAGGTAAAGAGGCGCTGATTGCAGAATTAAGGGCACTCAGGGCTTCCTATTATTATACGCTGATAGATAATTTCGGCAACATCCCCATCATCACAAAGTTTGATCTTCCTGAAGGATTTCTTCCCGAACAAAGCAACAGGAAGGAAGTGTATGCCTTCATCATAAAAGAATTAACGGAATCACTTCCATTGCTGAGTGAAGCAGCTGATAAATCTACTTATGGCCGTTTCAACAAATGGGCAGCACATGCCCTGCTGGCAAAAATGTACCTGAACGCCACCGTGTATGCAGGACAGGAAGAATGGGATAAATGCATTGCTTCCTGCGATGCCGTGATCCAGTCAGGCAATTATTTACTGGAAGACAACCGGAAAAATATATTTGTAACCAACAACGAAAATTCAAAGGAGATCATTTTTGCGATTCCGTATGATGAAATATATGCCGGCGGATTTTTTATACATATGCAATCCCTGCATACTTCCAGCTATCTGACCTATAATATGCAGGTAATGACATGGGGAGGCGGTGGTGCAGTGCCGCAGTTTATCAACACTTACGACCATGAAGATGCCCGTCTCAAAGATGACTGGATGCAGGGACAACAGTTTGCTGCTAACGGCGATCCGCTTGAATGCGTGTATGGTGCTTTTAAGGGCCAGCCACTGGTGTTGATCAACAGTGTACCCAGTATCGATTCAACAGCGGAATTTCATGCATTCAGGGCAGCGAAATACGAATATAAAATGGGAACCCTTTTTGATCTGAGCAATGATGTGCCACTTTTAAGATATGCTGATGTGTTGATGATGAAAGCAGAATGCCTGCTGAGAAAAGGTTTGTCTGGCGAAGCTGCTGAACTGGTTACAGACATCCGGAAAAGAAGCTTCAAAGATAATCCGGGCAAAGCCCAGGTAACCGGTGCGCAATTGTTGCAAGGGAGCAGCTACGTTTATGGCCGGTCAAAAAATGATGTAATAGCACCTGTTGAAGGTGGTAGTGATGTCAAGTACGGACGGTTCCTGGATGAACTGGGCTGGGAATTTGCCCAGGAAGCACGACGCCGGCAGGACATGGTTCGTTTTGGTGTGTTTACCGCCAAGTCATGGCTTTCCCACCAGCCAAACGGCAGTTACAGATCGCTTTTCCCCATTCCGCAACAGGAGTTAAACAAAAATATTAATCTGTCACAGAACACAGGCTATTAA